The following are encoded together in the Pseudodesulfovibrio indicus genome:
- the aroL gene encoding shikimate kinase AroL, with product MGRNVFLIGPRACGKTSVGKLLAALLGTEFVDTDHALVERVGMDIAAYVAAHGWDAFRDREAETLAREARPGGRVIGCGGGIVLRPENREVLATGVTIYLKADAEELARRLKLDPLEAQRPSLTGKSLADEVREVLAQRAPLYEGCADHIVSGPDPRTVAELALQAVNSHS from the coding sequence ATGGGAAGGAATGTTTTTCTTATCGGCCCCCGCGCCTGCGGCAAGACCAGCGTGGGGAAGCTGCTCGCCGCATTGCTCGGCACGGAGTTCGTGGACACGGACCACGCCCTGGTGGAGCGCGTGGGCATGGACATTGCGGCCTACGTGGCGGCCCACGGCTGGGACGCTTTCCGGGACCGCGAGGCGGAGACCCTTGCGCGGGAGGCCAGGCCGGGCGGCCGGGTCATCGGCTGCGGCGGCGGCATCGTCCTGCGCCCGGAGAACCGCGAAGTGCTGGCCACCGGCGTGACCATCTATCTCAAGGCGGACGCGGAGGAGCTGGCCCGGCGGCTGAAACTCGACCCGCTGGAGGCGCAGCGCCCCTCCCTGACCGGCAAATCCCTGGCCGACGAGGTCCGCGAAGTGCTGGCCCAGCGCGCCCCTCTCTACGAGGGCTGCGCGGACCACATCGTCTCCGGCCCGGACCCGCGAACCGTCGCCGAGCTGGCGCTACAGGCCGTCAATTCCCATTCCTGA
- a CDS encoding complex I subunit 4 family protein — protein sequence MLDFGYPVLTILIAFPLVAACGLFFLRAPQVVRYYTMAVSLIECLLAVPLMGFKLNADFQFVEKIDWVHQWGLQYYLGVDGISILMVLLTIAVLPLCVMCSWTYIGKREKEFHFCLLFMTSSVLGVFCALDLVLFYVFWEAMLIPMYLLIAVWGGDDRKYASLKFFLYTLAGSTLLLAAIVAFRVTGGTFSIPDLMQMNFSFRFQFWAFLAMALAFAIKVPMFPFHTWLPAAHVQAPSAGSVILAAVLLKMGTYGFLRFCLPLTPAASEYFAPMMIAISIVSILYGGAIALGQSDIKKLVAYSSVGHMGFVTLGIFLFNQRGVEGALFQMLNHGIVTGALFMMIGAVYERSHSREISKNMGLGKYLPAFMFFWGLMALASFGFPGTNGFVGEILVFIGAFQDSPYIGMFLVPGALLGAAYMFRVSLKLAWGKPSTAKAWRDLNAREWIYLTIPAVFVLWIGLAPTPFFKIIDPSIDKLLNDFDKRKVASVETEQPMQTAAAHVLSIVADNQ from the coding sequence ATTTTGGACTTCGGATATCCGGTACTCACGATATTGATCGCATTCCCGCTCGTCGCGGCCTGCGGACTCTTCTTCCTGCGCGCTCCGCAGGTGGTGAGGTATTACACCATGGCGGTGTCCCTCATCGAGTGTCTGCTTGCAGTGCCGCTGATGGGTTTCAAACTCAACGCTGACTTCCAGTTCGTCGAGAAGATCGACTGGGTCCACCAGTGGGGCCTTCAGTACTACCTCGGCGTGGACGGCATCAGCATACTCATGGTCCTTCTGACCATCGCGGTCCTGCCGCTGTGCGTCATGTGTTCCTGGACCTACATCGGCAAGCGGGAGAAGGAATTCCACTTCTGCCTGTTGTTCATGACCTCATCGGTGCTGGGCGTGTTCTGCGCCCTGGACCTGGTCCTGTTCTACGTGTTCTGGGAAGCCATGCTCATCCCCATGTACCTGCTCATCGCGGTCTGGGGCGGCGACGACCGCAAGTACGCGTCGCTGAAGTTCTTCCTGTACACCCTGGCGGGGTCCACCCTGTTGCTCGCGGCCATCGTGGCCTTCCGGGTCACGGGCGGCACCTTCTCCATCCCGGACCTGATGCAGATGAACTTCAGCTTCCGCTTCCAGTTCTGGGCCTTCCTGGCCATGGCGCTGGCGTTCGCCATCAAGGTCCCCATGTTCCCGTTCCACACCTGGCTGCCCGCGGCCCACGTGCAGGCGCCTTCGGCCGGCTCCGTCATCCTGGCGGCCGTCCTGCTGAAGATGGGAACCTACGGTTTCCTGCGCTTCTGCCTGCCGCTGACCCCGGCCGCCAGCGAGTACTTCGCCCCGATGATGATCGCGATCTCCATCGTGTCCATCCTCTACGGCGGGGCCATCGCGCTCGGACAGTCGGACATCAAGAAACTGGTCGCCTACTCCTCGGTGGGTCACATGGGCTTCGTCACGCTGGGCATCTTCCTGTTCAACCAGCGCGGCGTCGAGGGTGCGCTCTTCCAGATGCTGAACCACGGCATCGTCACCGGCGCACTCTTCATGATGATCGGCGCGGTCTACGAACGCAGCCACAGCCGTGAGATCTCCAAGAATATGGGGCTCGGCAAGTATCTGCCCGCCTTCATGTTCTTCTGGGGCCTCATGGCGCTCGCGTCCTTCGGCTTCCCCGGAACCAACGGTTTTGTGGGCGAGATACTGGTCTTCATCGGCGCATTTCAGGATTCCCCGTACATCGGCATGTTCCTGGTCCCCGGCGCGCTTCTGGGCGCGGCGTACATGTTCCGCGTGTCCCTGAAGCTGGCCTGGGGCAAGCCCAGCACGGCCAAGGCCTGGCGCGACCTGAACGCCCGCGAGTGGATCTACCTGACCATCCCGGCGGTGTTCGTGCTCTGGATCGGCCTGGCTCCCACGCCGTTCTTCAAGATCATCGACCCGTCCATCGACAAGCTGCTCAACGACTTCGACAAGCGCAAGGTCGCTTCCGTCGAGACCGAGCAACCGATGCAAACCGCCGCCGCGCATGTGCTCAGCATCGTGGCTGACAATCAATAG
- a CDS encoding monovalent cation/H+ antiporter subunit D family protein gives MMEGVTTYSPILLPVVITLLVPLFIYLCRGDENRREAISFIGAFLTFTSVVWMAPKVLSGQVLYYHVTTIMPGINIAFAADGLSMVFALIAPFLWFFVTSYNIGYMRGLNEHAQTRYYVCFAVAIFGAVGVALSANVFTLYLFYEVITVFTYPLVYHHEDDEARVGARKYIVYLMGTSKLFLLPAMVLTYVLVGNLDFNLADIQHGMFNAQVVAEHPRLVALTYWLFIFGIGKAALMPFHNWLPSAMVAPTPVSALLHAVAVVKAGVFCVSRIVLSAFGTKTAAALTMSQIYVGSPGSWLGDLSIGMGTAYIAAFTLTVASFIALTKDDIKARLAYSTVAQLSYVVIGVTMLVDSAVQGGVMHIAHHAFSKITLFMAAGAIYVACHLKKISLMDGLGRRMPLTFGAFAIASLSMIGMPPVCGFVSKWYLVNGTLDAHQWPLLCALLLSTALNAGYFVPITYRAFFKKPLPEANIGQYNEPSMTMVVPLCITAAISVFLGLYPQTFLNFVNVLGKF, from the coding sequence ATGATGGAAGGTGTAACTACATATAGTCCGATTCTTCTGCCGGTGGTGATCACTCTCCTTGTGCCGCTCTTCATCTACCTCTGCAGGGGCGATGAAAACCGGCGCGAGGCAATCAGCTTCATCGGCGCGTTTCTGACCTTTACCTCGGTAGTGTGGATGGCCCCGAAAGTTCTTTCCGGGCAGGTCCTGTATTATCACGTGACCACCATCATGCCGGGCATCAACATAGCGTTCGCGGCGGACGGCCTGTCCATGGTCTTCGCCCTGATCGCCCCGTTCCTCTGGTTCTTCGTGACCAGCTACAACATCGGGTACATGCGCGGCCTGAACGAGCATGCACAGACCCGCTACTACGTCTGCTTCGCGGTGGCCATCTTCGGCGCCGTTGGCGTGGCCCTGTCGGCCAACGTGTTCACGCTCTACCTCTTCTACGAGGTCATCACCGTGTTCACGTACCCGCTGGTCTACCACCACGAGGACGACGAAGCCCGGGTCGGCGCCCGCAAGTACATCGTCTACTTGATGGGTACCTCCAAGCTCTTCCTCCTGCCCGCCATGGTCCTGACCTACGTGCTGGTCGGCAACCTCGACTTCAACCTCGCCGACATCCAGCACGGCATGTTCAACGCCCAGGTCGTCGCCGAGCATCCCAGACTGGTGGCTCTCACCTACTGGCTGTTCATCTTCGGCATCGGCAAGGCGGCCCTCATGCCGTTCCACAACTGGCTCCCGTCGGCCATGGTCGCGCCCACCCCGGTCTCGGCCCTGCTGCACGCGGTGGCGGTCGTCAAGGCCGGCGTCTTCTGCGTCAGCCGCATCGTGCTCTCGGCCTTCGGGACCAAGACCGCGGCGGCCCTGACCATGAGCCAGATCTACGTCGGTTCGCCCGGCTCCTGGCTTGGAGACCTGTCCATCGGCATGGGGACGGCCTACATCGCGGCCTTCACCCTGACGGTGGCCTCGTTCATCGCGTTGACCAAGGACGACATCAAGGCGCGGCTGGCCTACTCCACGGTGGCCCAGCTCTCCTATGTCGTCATCGGCGTGACCATGCTGGTGGATTCGGCGGTCCAGGGCGGCGTGATGCACATCGCCCACCACGCCTTCTCCAAGATCACGCTCTTTATGGCCGCGGGCGCCATCTACGTCGCCTGCCACCTGAAGAAGATCAGCCTCATGGACGGCCTGGGACGGCGCATGCCGCTCACCTTCGGAGCGTTCGCCATCGCCTCCCTGTCGATGATCGGCATGCCGCCGGTCTGCGGCTTCGTCTCCAAATGGTACCTGGTGAACGGCACGCTCGATGCGCACCAGTGGCCGCTGCTCTGCGCGCTGCTCCTCTCGACGGCGCTCAACGCGGGCTACTTCGTGCCCATCACTTACCGGGCCTTCTTCAAGAAGCCCCTGCCGGAGGCCAACATCGGTCAGTACAACGAGCCGTCCATGACCATGGTCGTCCCGCTGTGCATCACGGCCGCCATCTCGGTGTTCTTGGGTCTGTATCCGCAGACGTTCCTGAACTTCGTCAACGTTCTCGGCAAGTTCTAG
- a CDS encoding DUF933 domain-containing protein, producing the protein MKTAIFGFSGSGKTDLFAALAGPAAAAAGNRAMVKVPDERLAPLIKLFSPKKVTYSEIEYLDIPGGGGKGAGLGERVLNEVRPYDCLIGVLDGFSGMNDPKQQWQAIEADMMITDLAVIEKRLEKLEADGKKNKALVDPKEEAGLRRALALLEEEKPLRADAELSALPELRGFKFLSARPILYVWNCPEGEEADQQLPEDADGMAHIAVSAKLERELAEIDDPEEKELFLTDLGITESALDKVIAKTYQLLGLISFLTAGEDECRTWPLRVGSTAPQAAGVIHTDFEKGFIRAEVIGYDDFLHYGDFKKVKEAGKARLEGKEYIVRDGDIIEFRFNV; encoded by the coding sequence ATGAAAACCGCCATCTTCGGATTCTCCGGCTCCGGCAAGACCGATCTCTTTGCGGCCCTGGCGGGCCCGGCCGCGGCCGCCGCGGGCAACCGCGCCATGGTCAAGGTCCCGGACGAACGGTTGGCCCCGCTCATCAAGCTCTTCTCCCCGAAGAAGGTCACCTACAGCGAGATCGAATACCTGGACATCCCCGGCGGGGGCGGCAAGGGCGCGGGGCTGGGCGAGCGCGTACTCAACGAGGTGCGCCCCTACGACTGTCTCATCGGCGTGCTCGACGGTTTCTCGGGCATGAACGACCCCAAGCAGCAATGGCAGGCCATCGAGGCCGACATGATGATCACCGACCTGGCGGTCATCGAAAAGCGGCTGGAGAAACTCGAAGCCGATGGCAAAAAGAACAAGGCGCTGGTCGATCCCAAGGAAGAGGCGGGACTCAGGCGGGCGCTGGCCCTGCTGGAAGAGGAAAAGCCCCTGCGCGCGGACGCCGAACTCAGCGCCCTGCCCGAACTCCGGGGGTTCAAGTTCCTGTCCGCCCGGCCCATCCTCTACGTCTGGAACTGCCCGGAAGGCGAGGAAGCCGACCAGCAACTCCCCGAGGACGCGGACGGCATGGCCCACATCGCCGTGTCCGCCAAGCTGGAACGCGAGCTGGCCGAGATCGACGATCCCGAGGAAAAGGAGCTGTTCCTGACCGACCTGGGGATCACCGAATCCGCGCTCGACAAGGTCATCGCCAAGACCTACCAGCTCCTCGGGCTGATCTCCTTCCTGACCGCAGGAGAGGACGAATGCCGCACCTGGCCCCTGCGCGTCGGCTCCACCGCGCCCCAGGCGGCGGGCGTGATCCACACCGATTTCGAGAAGGGATTCATCCGCGCCGAGGTCATCGGCTACGACGATTTCCTGCACTACGGCGACTTCAAGAAGGTCAAGGAAGCGGGCAAGGCGCGCCTCGAAGGCAAGGAGTACATCGTCCGCGACGGCGACATCATCGAGTTCCGGTTCAACGTGTAA
- a CDS encoding Na(+)/H(+) antiporter subunit D — METSVFYHPSMAFLALALLVPFVPAALWKNKAFRGGLALLAPLIALYSIFTVTPGMYGALEYLDQTLVLGRVDKLSIVFGQVFAVIAFIGCIYGMHVEDRGHYVAGSLYVAGGFGCVFAGDLLTVFLFWELMSIGSTFLIWQARTKESVGAGFRYFLYHTVGGLFLLAGLLLKYKATGSFAFVGVNPAEAHLYDWLILIGFCVNAAVVPLHAWLPDAYPRASVCGAVYMCAFTTKTAVYVLARGFAGWEVLAVAGTCMAVFGVLYACIENNARRILSYHIVSQVGYMVAGIGIGTAMTLNGAVAHAYAHILYKGLLFMGTGAILYSVGTAKLDKLGGLAYRLPWVMVWYMVAALSISGMPLFNGFISKTMTIAGAAEAHRTILALGMEVAAVGTFISVGIKLPYFAFWGGKKEYTGEVKPLPVNMYVGMALCGLLCIAQGVYPHMLYQYLPMEIEGHHFVPWTIDKVINAGLLLGFSGLAFYLTREIITPHAKLNLDFDWFYRLIGRVTMRAICWPVSKVDDVWTEVYRTVGLRALLGMGDGTSWFDKKGIDTVVDGSAYTVRNIGRLGAKAQTANLQDYLALAAVLGLGIFALVWYFG; from the coding sequence ATGGAGACTAGCGTGTTCTACCACCCCTCCATGGCCTTCCTCGCGCTGGCGCTGCTGGTGCCCTTCGTGCCCGCCGCCCTGTGGAAGAACAAGGCCTTCCGAGGCGGCCTGGCCCTGCTCGCGCCGCTCATCGCTCTGTATTCGATCTTCACGGTGACGCCCGGCATGTACGGCGCGCTGGAATACCTCGACCAGACCCTGGTCCTCGGGCGGGTGGACAAACTGTCCATCGTCTTCGGCCAGGTCTTCGCGGTCATCGCCTTCATCGGCTGCATCTACGGCATGCACGTCGAGGACCGGGGCCACTACGTGGCCGGGTCCCTCTACGTGGCCGGCGGGTTCGGCTGCGTGTTCGCGGGCGACCTGCTGACGGTCTTCCTGTTCTGGGAGCTGATGTCCATCGGCTCGACCTTCCTCATCTGGCAGGCCCGGACCAAGGAATCCGTGGGCGCAGGCTTCCGCTACTTCCTGTACCACACCGTCGGCGGCCTGTTCCTGCTGGCCGGTCTGCTGCTCAAGTACAAGGCCACCGGCAGCTTCGCCTTCGTGGGCGTCAACCCCGCCGAGGCCCATCTCTACGACTGGCTGATCCTGATCGGCTTCTGCGTCAACGCCGCCGTGGTGCCCCTGCACGCATGGCTGCCCGACGCCTATCCCCGCGCCTCCGTATGCGGCGCGGTGTACATGTGCGCCTTCACCACCAAGACGGCGGTCTACGTCCTGGCGCGCGGCTTCGCGGGCTGGGAGGTCCTGGCCGTGGCCGGCACCTGCATGGCGGTCTTCGGAGTGCTGTACGCGTGCATCGAGAACAACGCGCGGCGCATCCTGTCCTACCACATCGTCTCCCAGGTGGGGTACATGGTCGCGGGCATCGGCATCGGCACGGCAATGACGCTGAACGGCGCCGTGGCCCACGCCTACGCCCACATCCTCTATAAGGGCCTGCTCTTCATGGGCACCGGCGCGATCCTGTACTCGGTCGGCACCGCCAAGCTCGACAAGCTGGGCGGCCTGGCCTACCGGCTCCCCTGGGTCATGGTCTGGTACATGGTCGCGGCCCTGTCGATCTCCGGCATGCCGCTGTTCAACGGCTTCATCTCGAAAACCATGACCATCGCGGGCGCGGCCGAGGCCCACCGCACGATCCTGGCCCTCGGCATGGAGGTCGCGGCGGTCGGTACGTTCATCTCGGTCGGCATCAAGCTCCCGTACTTCGCGTTCTGGGGCGGAAAGAAGGAATACACGGGCGAGGTCAAGCCGCTGCCCGTCAACATGTACGTGGGCATGGCGCTGTGCGGCCTCTTGTGCATCGCGCAGGGAGTTTACCCCCACATGCTCTACCAGTATCTCCCCATGGAGATCGAAGGGCATCACTTCGTGCCCTGGACCATCGACAAGGTCATCAACGCAGGCCTGCTGCTCGGCTTCTCCGGCCTGGCCTTCTATCTGACCCGCGAGATCATCACGCCGCACGCAAAGCTCAACCTGGACTTCGACTGGTTCTACCGCCTGATCGGCCGCGTCACCATGCGTGCCATCTGCTGGCCGGTCTCCAAGGTTGACGACGTCTGGACCGAGGTCTACCGGACCGTCGGCCTGCGCGCGCTCCTCGGCATGGGTGACGGCACTTCTTGGTTCGACAAGAAGGGCATTGATACAGTGGTGGACGGCAGCGCCTACACCGTCAGGAACATCGGCAGGCTGGGGGCCAAGGCCCAGACAGCCAACCTGCAGGATTACCTGGCGCTGGCCGCCGTCCTCGGCTTGGGCATCTTCGCCCTCGTATGGTACTTCGGCTAA
- a CDS encoding EFR1 family ferrodoxin (N-terminal region resembles flavodoxins. C-terminal ferrodoxin region binds two 4Fe-4S clusters.) codes for MHIRSLKLAYFSPTGTSASVAGAIAQGCGLEAEHIDLTREPVRAHPVRLGADDLLVLAVPVYSGRVPVLLEGWLKGLSLNGAPVACVVVYGNREYDDALLELSDTVREQGGAVVACGAFIGEHSFSSTEYPVAVARPDAADLAKGQEFGRKVLDTLNGLDSAQAARIIEVPGNRPYKELKPRGPLDFIAVSDVCVECGTCAELCPVGAIVDGAYTETDGSKCIMCCACIKGCPERARTMKEGFATDIARRLAANCAERKEPVWFF; via the coding sequence ATGCATATTCGATCGTTGAAATTGGCCTATTTTTCTCCCACTGGAACCTCCGCCTCCGTGGCCGGGGCCATCGCCCAGGGGTGCGGGCTGGAGGCGGAACACATCGACCTCACGCGCGAGCCCGTGCGCGCCCATCCCGTCCGCCTGGGTGCGGACGACCTGCTCGTGCTGGCCGTGCCGGTCTATTCCGGCAGGGTGCCGGTGCTGCTCGAAGGCTGGCTCAAGGGGCTGTCCCTGAACGGCGCGCCCGTGGCCTGCGTGGTGGTCTACGGCAACCGCGAGTACGACGATGCCTTGCTTGAGCTTTCGGACACGGTCCGCGAACAGGGCGGGGCGGTGGTGGCCTGCGGCGCGTTCATCGGCGAACACTCTTTTTCCAGTACCGAGTATCCCGTGGCCGTGGCCCGTCCTGATGCGGCGGACCTGGCCAAGGGGCAGGAATTCGGGCGCAAGGTGCTCGATACGCTGAACGGTCTGGATTCCGCCCAGGCGGCCCGGATCATCGAGGTCCCGGGCAACCGTCCGTACAAGGAGCTCAAGCCGCGCGGCCCATTGGATTTCATTGCCGTCAGCGATGTCTGCGTCGAGTGCGGGACCTGCGCCGAGCTGTGTCCTGTCGGGGCCATCGTGGACGGGGCGTACACCGAGACCGACGGTTCGAAATGCATCATGTGCTGCGCGTGCATCAAGGGCTGCCCCGAGCGCGCCCGGACCATGAAGGAAGGATTCGCCACGGACATCGCCAGGCGGCTGGCCGCCAACTGCGCGGAGCGCAAGGAGCCGGTCTGGTTCTTCTGA
- a CDS encoding type I restriction enzyme HsdR N-terminal domain-containing protein: MHETSLGGTLRDYLTGEEIDETTFEEFRQLLARLLVEEKGYPKDRLKAKVPLKYCVEGEEYERIIDLVLYDGDGRPQFIVMFCAGEVATFERETVCAARLVDGGPVAYALVTDTMDATLLDVRTGDELARGMNAVPEYDRLMEMVEAARITPLTEEQREKQTRVFHAYCGFVCGDHCEVSLPPMPPIPPKK, from the coding sequence ATGCATGAGACCAGCCTGGGCGGCACGCTCCGCGACTACCTGACCGGCGAAGAGATAGACGAGACCACCTTCGAGGAGTTCCGTCAGCTCCTCGCGCGCCTTCTCGTGGAGGAGAAGGGATACCCCAAGGACCGGCTCAAGGCCAAGGTCCCGCTGAAATACTGCGTGGAGGGGGAGGAGTACGAGCGGATAATCGACCTCGTGCTCTATGACGGGGACGGCAGACCGCAGTTCATCGTCATGTTCTGCGCGGGGGAGGTGGCCACCTTCGAGCGCGAGACCGTGTGCGCGGCCCGGCTGGTGGACGGCGGCCCCGTTGCCTACGCCCTGGTCACGGACACCATGGACGCGACCCTGCTCGACGTGCGCACGGGCGACGAACTGGCGCGCGGCATGAACGCCGTCCCGGAATACGACCGGCTCATGGAGATGGTCGAAGCCGCTCGGATCACCCCCCTGACCGAGGAGCAGCGCGAGAAGCAGACCCGCGTCTTCCACGCCTATTGCGGTTTTGTCTGCGGCGACCACTGCGAGGTCTCGCTGCCGCCCATGCCGCCCATCCCGCCGAAGAAATAG
- a CDS encoding 4Fe-4S domain-containing protein, with protein MSNTKTCTKHREVAIELGDCRSCQGCIDLNPDVFQWDEVLDMPYVCRAEVTEDEVRDIMNSCPEGCIVFVDC; from the coding sequence ATGAGCAATACCAAGACCTGTACCAAGCATCGTGAAGTGGCCATCGAGTTGGGCGACTGCCGCTCCTGCCAGGGGTGCATCGACCTCAACCCGGACGTGTTTCAATGGGACGAAGTCCTGGACATGCCCTATGTCTGCCGGGCCGAAGTCACCGAGGACGAGGTCCGAGACATCATGAATTCCTGTCCGGAAGGCTGCATCGTCTTCGTGGACTGCTGA
- a CDS encoding NADH-quinone oxidoreductase subunit N — translation MNFHITALVPELFFFCIVLALMVQSLGTKEWKPPVERWLPFGSCAAFFVAITGFHLSGSMFWDVYKVDLMSQFFKIVLAFGFYVTVLNASRQPTLEEGKRADYYMLLGFSTLGLMMLSSAVELITIYLALELASYSMYAVIPLRAKDKGAAEAGIKYIMFGAVATALALYGLSYIMATQHTTYIAELMNKSWSFADQPMAVVGLSLFLGGMFFKLALFPFHFWCPDVYQGASNETAAFVATMPKMGAIVVLCRLAVLLKPGLEITTILAVLGAASMTFGNLSALVQTDLKRLLGFSSVAHAGYIMVGLVSGTPEGIGAAAFYGMAYLVMNLLVFWIVCRVASDGRNLKLSDLNGLYKKAPVLAFSLAAGAFALVGLPPTMGFMGKFFLITSAWDHGYNWLVITLVVNSAIAIYYYLSLFRHAFTEESEPSQAAPPDNGWFASAGAGMLAAAVLIIGMIPAPLFNFAINAGKTLYGITVTMAGGHH, via the coding sequence GTGAACTTCCATATCACAGCGCTTGTCCCGGAACTGTTCTTCTTCTGCATAGTGCTGGCCCTGATGGTCCAGTCGCTGGGCACGAAGGAGTGGAAACCGCCTGTCGAGCGGTGGCTGCCCTTTGGTTCCTGCGCCGCGTTCTTCGTGGCCATCACGGGCTTCCACCTGAGCGGCAGCATGTTCTGGGATGTCTACAAAGTGGACCTCATGTCCCAGTTCTTCAAGATCGTCCTGGCCTTCGGCTTCTACGTCACCGTATTGAACGCCTCGCGCCAGCCGACCCTGGAGGAGGGGAAACGGGCGGACTACTATATGCTGCTCGGCTTCTCCACCCTCGGCCTGATGATGCTCTCCTCCGCAGTGGAGCTGATCACCATCTACCTGGCCCTGGAACTGGCCTCCTACTCCATGTATGCCGTCATTCCCCTGCGCGCCAAGGACAAGGGCGCGGCGGAAGCGGGCATCAAGTACATCATGTTCGGCGCGGTGGCCACGGCCCTGGCCCTGTACGGCTTGTCCTACATCATGGCCACCCAGCACACCACCTACATCGCCGAGCTCATGAACAAGTCCTGGTCCTTCGCGGATCAGCCCATGGCCGTTGTCGGGCTGTCGCTCTTCCTGGGCGGCATGTTCTTCAAGCTGGCCCTGTTCCCGTTCCACTTCTGGTGTCCGGACGTCTACCAGGGCGCCAGCAACGAGACCGCCGCCTTTGTGGCGACCATGCCCAAGATGGGCGCCATCGTGGTCCTGTGCCGGTTGGCCGTGCTGCTCAAGCCCGGCCTTGAGATCACCACCATCCTGGCGGTGCTCGGCGCGGCCTCCATGACCTTCGGAAACCTCTCGGCCCTGGTCCAGACGGACCTCAAACGGCTGCTCGGTTTCTCGTCCGTGGCGCACGCCGGGTACATCATGGTTGGCCTGGTCTCCGGCACTCCGGAGGGCATCGGCGCGGCCGCCTTCTACGGCATGGCCTACCTGGTCATGAACCTGCTCGTGTTCTGGATCGTCTGCCGCGTGGCGTCCGACGGCCGGAACCTGAAGCTGAGCGACCTGAACGGTCTGTACAAGAAGGCTCCGGTCCTGGCGTTCTCGCTGGCCGCCGGCGCCTTCGCGCTGGTCGGCCTGCCGCCGACCATGGGCTTCATGGGCAAGTTCTTCCTGATCACCTCGGCCTGGGATCACGGATACAACTGGCTGGTCATCACCCTGGTCGTGAACTCGGCCATCGCCATCTACTACTACCTGTCCCTGTTCCGGCACGCCTTCACCGAAGAGTCCGAGCCGTCCCAGGCGGCTCCGCCGGACAACGGCTGGTTCGCCTCCGCAGGCGCGGGCATGCTGGCCGCGGCCGTGCTGATCATCGGCATGATCCCGGCCCCCCTGTTCAACTTCGCCATCAACGCGGGCAAGACCCTCTACGGCATCACGGTCACCATGGCCGGAGGCCACCACTAG